The proteins below are encoded in one region of Pacificitalea manganoxidans:
- the hslO gene encoding Hsp33 family molecular chaperone HslO → MTIGSKIAWDDTVLPFQLDRSDIRGRVARLDGVLDQVLAQHDYPPAIEELVSEMAVLTALIGQTIKLRWKLSLQVRGDGPARLIATDYYGPTDEGEPARVRAYASYDKEADLSGAPFDLIGRGYFAILIDQGKGMQPYQGITPIAGGSLAACAETYFAQSEQLPTRFAISHGRSQSPGEPERWRAGGVMLQTMPKASPLMAQAEATGDEGLLQPEDMLEGDEGENWARANILLDTVDDLELIGPYVQPTDLLVRLFHEEAPRVYDAQPVKFGCTCSADRVRQSLSIYSAKDIRTMTTDEGIVTADCQFCGAHYEFDPKTLGFEAEKPVDDGADGDASDDGQS, encoded by the coding sequence ATGACTATCGGATCGAAAATCGCTTGGGACGACACCGTCCTGCCCTTTCAGCTTGACCGCTCGGACATCCGGGGTCGTGTCGCACGGCTTGACGGTGTGCTCGATCAGGTGCTGGCGCAACATGATTATCCCCCCGCGATCGAGGAGCTTGTCTCCGAAATGGCGGTGCTGACCGCGCTGATCGGCCAGACGATCAAGCTGCGCTGGAAGCTGTCGTTGCAGGTGCGCGGCGACGGGCCGGCCCGCTTGATCGCGACGGATTACTACGGCCCCACCGACGAAGGCGAGCCCGCCCGCGTGCGCGCCTATGCCAGCTATGACAAGGAAGCGGACCTGTCCGGCGCGCCGTTCGATTTGATCGGGCGCGGGTATTTCGCGATCCTCATTGATCAGGGCAAAGGCATGCAGCCCTATCAGGGCATCACCCCCATCGCAGGCGGGTCTCTCGCGGCCTGTGCGGAAACCTATTTCGCGCAGTCCGAACAGTTGCCGACGCGGTTCGCCATCAGCCATGGCCGCAGCCAAAGCCCCGGTGAGCCGGAGCGCTGGCGCGCGGGCGGCGTGATGCTTCAGACCATGCCCAAGGCCAGCCCTCTGATGGCGCAGGCCGAAGCCACGGGTGACGAAGGTCTGTTGCAGCCGGAGGATATGCTGGAAGGCGACGAGGGCGAAAACTGGGCGCGCGCCAATATCCTGCTCGACACTGTCGATGATCTCGAACTGATCGGCCCCTATGTGCAGCCGACGGATCTGCTGGTGCGTCTGTTCCACGAAGAAGCCCCGCGCGTCTACGATGCACAGCCGGTGAAATTCGGCTGCACCTGTTCGGCGGATCGGGTGCGGCAGTCGCTGTCGATCTATTCGGCCAAGGACATCCGCACGATGACCACGGACGAAGGCATCGTGACGGCGGATTGCCAGTTCTGCGGTGCGCATTACGAATTTGACCCCAAGACGCTGGGGTTCGAGGCCGAGAAGCCGGTGGATGACGGCGCGGATGGTGATGCCTCCGATGACGGTCAATCCTGA
- the ilvA gene encoding threonine ammonia-lyase IlvA produces MSDFSQAAREATLALRDLFPATPLGRNDFLSEKFGADIWLKREDLTPVRSYKLRGAVNAMRKALDGGEPPVFVCASAGNHAQGVAFACRHFGVRGVIFMPVTTPQQKIHKTRTFGGEMIEIVMTGDYFDDTLASAQAYCAEKGGRFLAPFDDADVIEGQASVGVEILDEIGAPEMIVLPVGGGGLSAGITQMLRAEAPNCALRYVEPAGGASLAAAVRAGEPVTLPRVDSFVDGAAVARIGALPFETLRGIDPAHVLAAAENRICTTIIEMLNIEGIVLEPAGAMAIDALADLRDQIAGKRVVCITSGGNFDFERLPEVKERALRHAGTKKYLILRMPQRPGALKDFLNLLGPEDDIARFEYLKKSARNFGSVLLGIETTRAENFTRLFAALDAAGFTYTDISGDETMASFVI; encoded by the coding sequence GAGGCCACGCTGGCCCTGCGCGATCTGTTTCCGGCCACGCCGCTGGGACGCAACGATTTCCTGTCCGAGAAATTCGGCGCCGATATCTGGCTGAAACGCGAAGACCTGACGCCCGTCCGCTCGTATAAGCTGCGCGGCGCGGTCAATGCGATGCGCAAGGCGCTGGATGGCGGGGAGCCGCCGGTGTTTGTCTGTGCCAGTGCCGGAAATCATGCGCAGGGGGTGGCCTTTGCCTGCCGTCATTTCGGCGTGCGCGGTGTGATCTTCATGCCCGTCACGACCCCGCAGCAAAAAATCCACAAGACCCGGACATTCGGCGGCGAGATGATCGAGATCGTCATGACCGGCGACTATTTCGATGACACGCTCGCCTCTGCGCAGGCCTATTGCGCCGAGAAGGGCGGACGGTTTCTGGCGCCCTTCGACGATGCCGACGTCATCGAGGGGCAGGCCTCTGTCGGGGTGGAGATCCTCGATGAAATCGGCGCGCCCGAGATGATCGTGCTGCCCGTGGGCGGGGGCGGTCTGTCGGCGGGGATCACCCAGATGCTGCGCGCCGAGGCCCCGAACTGCGCGCTGCGCTATGTCGAACCGGCAGGCGGCGCGAGCCTTGCCGCAGCGGTCCGCGCCGGGGAGCCGGTGACCCTGCCGCGGGTGGACAGCTTCGTCGACGGGGCGGCGGTGGCGCGCATTGGCGCCTTGCCGTTCGAGACGCTGCGCGGCATCGACCCGGCCCATGTGCTTGCCGCCGCCGAAAACCGCATCTGCACCACGATCATCGAGATGCTGAATATCGAAGGCATCGTGCTGGAGCCCGCAGGTGCGATGGCGATCGATGCGCTGGCCGATCTGCGCGATCAGATCGCCGGTAAGCGGGTGGTCTGCATCACCTCCGGCGGCAATTTCGATTTCGAGCGGCTGCCAGAGGTCAAGGAACGCGCGCTGCGTCATGCGGGCACCAAGAAATACCTCATCCTGCGTATGCCGCAGCGGCCTGGCGCGCTGAAAGATTTCCTTAATCTGCTGGGCCCCGAAGACGACATTGCGCGGTTTGAGTATCTCAAGAAATCCGCCCGCAATTTCGGCTCGGTCCTGTTGGGGATCGAAACGACGCGCGCCGAGAACTTTACCCGGTTGTTCGCCGCGCTGGATGCCGCCGGGTTCACCTATACCGATATCAGCGGCGATGAAACGATGGCGAGCTTCGTGATCTGA
- a CDS encoding CoA pyrophosphatase encodes MTVNPDLKDRLCRAIDAPGRPSSDYDLNPDTVLSEGRKLRHAGVLIAISDAPQPHVWLTKRSPRLKHHPGQVAFPGGKLEPQVDRDVTDAALREAEEEIGLPRARVDLLGTLPPHETVTGFTVTPVIGLVAGAFAPRPELGEVAEVFTVPLAHLLDPDSYRIERRRWRGDWRAYYTVPWGPYYVWGATARMLRALADRMGA; translated from the coding sequence ATGACGGTCAATCCTGATCTGAAAGACAGGCTGTGCCGGGCGATCGATGCGCCCGGCCGGCCCAGTTCGGACTATGATCTGAACCCTGACACGGTCCTGTCGGAGGGACGCAAGCTGCGCCATGCGGGCGTGCTGATCGCGATCTCCGATGCACCGCAGCCCCATGTTTGGCTGACCAAACGCTCCCCCCGTTTGAAACATCATCCCGGTCAGGTGGCTTTCCCCGGTGGGAAGCTGGAGCCTCAGGTGGACCGTGACGTGACCGACGCCGCGCTGCGCGAGGCCGAAGAGGAAATCGGTCTGCCGCGCGCCCGCGTCGATCTGCTGGGGACCTTGCCGCCGCATGAAACCGTCACCGGGTTTACCGTGACGCCGGTGATCGGGCTGGTGGCTGGGGCCTTTGCCCCGCGTCCCGAGCTGGGCGAGGTGGCGGAGGTGTTTACCGTGCCGCTGGCCCATCTGCTCGACCCTGACAGCTACCGCATTGAACGGCGTCGCTGGCGCGGGGATTGGCGGGCCTATTACACCGTCCCGTGGGGGCCCTATTACGTTTGGGGCGCGACCGCGCGGATGCTGCGGGCTCTCGCTGATCGGATGGGCGCATGA
- a CDS encoding Hpt domain-containing protein: MKDLIGGSTLGATGIEAMDGMTPANLPCAETAPDDSISRDRLRQLANEIGPRDFAETADLFLMEVEVALDALSTVTAPNLLIDELHFLKGCALNLGMTGMAATCRETIAAVRMGDRLDLPRIKACYRASRSRFLAETCEDFAA, from the coding sequence ATGAAGGACTTGATCGGCGGCAGCACCCTGGGCGCAACGGGTATCGAGGCGATGGACGGCATGACCCCCGCCAATCTGCCCTGCGCGGAGACCGCACCGGATGACAGCATCAGCCGCGACAGGCTGCGACAGCTGGCCAATGAAATAGGGCCTCGCGACTTTGCCGAAACGGCCGATCTGTTTTTGATGGAGGTCGAGGTCGCGCTTGACGCGCTGAGCACGGTCACGGCCCCCAATCTCTTGATCGATGAGCTGCATTTCCTGAAAGGTTGCGCGCTGAACCTTGGCATGACCGGCATGGCGGCGACCTGCCGCGAAACCATCGCCGCCGTGCGCATGGGTGATCGGCTGGACCTGCCGCGGATCAAAGCCTGCTACCGGGCCAGCAGATCCCGGTTTCTGGCAGAAACCTGCGAAGACTTCGCTGCCTGA
- a CDS encoding AMP nucleosidase: MNTSDHITPILSPEVPAHEQFTDPAAAVARLIELYDHAVNFLCEGFTAAVTGPQPAQRYRAYYPEIRFTTTSFAKADSRLAFGHVAVPGTYSTTVTRPRLFENYLTQQIGLLMKNHGLPVMIGASSTPMPVHFAVANDSGVTVPQEGTLTYQLRDVFDVPDLAITNDAIVNDFGYLHDDGSGPLAPFTAQRIDYSLARLSHYTATDPSHFQNHVLFTNYQFYVEEFEVYARQMLADPDSGYTAFVGPGNVEITDADTPMPTPAKLPQMPTYHLKHKDSGGITLVNIGVGPSNAKTATDHIAVLRPHAWLMVGHCAGLRNSQSLGDFVLAHAYLREDHVLDDDLPVWTPIPALAEIQIALEDAVEQITKLEGYELKRIMRTGTVATIDNRNWELRDQSGPVKRLSQSRAVALDMESATIAANGFRFRVPYGTLLCVSDKPLHGELKLPGMASEFYKTQVARHLLIGVRAMELLRGMPLERLHSRKLRSFEETAFL; the protein is encoded by the coding sequence ATGAATACCAGCGACCACATTACCCCGATCCTTTCGCCGGAAGTGCCCGCGCATGAGCAATTCACCGATCCTGCCGCCGCCGTGGCGCGGCTGATCGAGCTTTACGATCATGCGGTGAATTTCCTGTGCGAAGGCTTCACCGCCGCCGTGACCGGGCCACAACCGGCGCAGCGGTATCGCGCCTATTACCCGGAAATCCGGTTCACCACGACCAGCTTTGCCAAGGCCGACAGCCGTCTGGCCTTTGGCCATGTGGCGGTGCCGGGCACCTATTCCACCACCGTCACCCGGCCGCGCCTGTTCGAGAATTACCTGACCCAGCAGATCGGCCTGCTGATGAAGAACCACGGGCTGCCGGTGATGATCGGCGCGTCTTCGACGCCGATGCCGGTGCATTTTGCCGTGGCCAATGACAGCGGCGTCACCGTCCCGCAGGAAGGCACGCTGACCTATCAGCTGCGCGACGTGTTCGACGTGCCCGATCTGGCGATCACCAATGACGCGATCGTCAATGATTTTGGCTATCTGCATGATGACGGGTCGGGGCCGCTGGCGCCGTTTACCGCGCAGCGGATCGATTATTCTCTGGCACGGCTAAGCCACTATACCGCCACCGATCCAAGCCATTTCCAGAACCACGTGCTGTTCACCAACTACCAGTTCTATGTCGAGGAATTCGAGGTCTACGCGCGGCAGATGCTGGCCGATCCCGACAGCGGCTACACCGCGTTTGTCGGTCCCGGCAATGTCGAGATCACCGATGCCGACACGCCCATGCCCACACCGGCAAAGCTGCCGCAAATGCCGACCTACCACCTGAAGCACAAAGATTCCGGCGGCATCACGCTGGTCAATATCGGGGTGGGTCCGTCGAATGCGAAGACCGCGACCGACCACATCGCCGTGCTGCGCCCACATGCGTGGCTGATGGTCGGCCACTGCGCCGGGCTGCGCAATTCGCAAAGCCTTGGGGATTTTGTGCTGGCCCATGCCTATCTGCGCGAAGATCACGTTCTGGATGACGACCTGCCGGTCTGGACCCCGATCCCGGCGCTGGCGGAAATCCAGATCGCGTTGGAGGACGCGGTGGAGCAGATCACCAAGCTGGAAGGCTATGAGCTAAAGCGGATCATGCGCACCGGCACCGTCGCCACCATCGACAACCGCAACTGGGAGTTGCGCGACCAGTCCGGCCCGGTCAAACGGCTGAGCCAGTCGCGCGCCGTGGCACTGGATATGGAAAGCGCGACGATCGCGGCCAATGGCTTCCGCTTCCGCGTGCCGTATGGGACGTTGCTCTGTGTGTCCGACAAGCCGCTGCATGGGGAGCTGAAGCTGCCCGGCATGGCGTCGGAATTCTACAAAACGCAGGTGGCGCGGCATCTGTTGATCGGGGTGCGCGCGATGGAGCTTTTGCGGGGGATGCCGCTGGAACGGCTGCATTCGCGCAAGCTGCGCAGCTTCGAGGAAACCGCGTTCCTTTAA
- a CDS encoding NUDIX domain-containing protein, with protein sequence MLRRYGDPVRPGQRYTFRPGIYALIHRGDEVLLTFQAQPRAEFQFPGGGIDPGEHVRPALHREVLEETGWRIAPERRLGAFRRFTYMPDYGIWAEKICHIWLARAIRPLHPPTEPDHTAVWLPAREALSLLDNAGEAAFLAAWLSR encoded by the coding sequence ATGCTACGGCGCTACGGCGATCCGGTTCGACCGGGTCAACGCTACACCTTCCGTCCCGGCATCTATGCCCTGATCCATCGCGGTGACGAGGTGTTGCTGACCTTTCAGGCGCAGCCGCGCGCGGAATTCCAGTTCCCCGGCGGCGGCATCGACCCCGGCGAACATGTCCGCCCCGCCCTGCACCGCGAAGTGCTGGAAGAAACCGGCTGGCGCATCGCCCCCGAACGCAGATTGGGCGCGTTCCGGCGCTTTACCTACATGCCCGATTACGGGATCTGGGCCGAAAAGATCTGTCACATCTGGCTGGCGCGCGCGATCCGTCCGCTGCACCCGCCGACGGAGCCCGATCACACAGCGGTCTGGCTTCCGGCGCGGGAGGCGCTTTCGCTGCTCGATAACGCGGGAGAAGCGGCATTTCTGGCGGCGTGGCTGTCGCGCTAA
- a CDS encoding CCA tRNA nucleotidyltransferase: MTGVGRISARWLRAAPAQRVCAMLEEAGHSALFVGGCVRNALIGAPVSDLDLATDATPERVIALAQAAGLRAIPTGIDHGTVTVLAAGESVEITTFRRDVETDGRHATVAFSNDVAEDAARRDFTMNALYADARGQVHDPLGGLPDLLARRVRFVGDPAARVAEDYLRILRFFRFTAWYGDPARGMDAEGLAACAAGAEGLARISAERIGAELRKLLSAPDPAPAVAAMAQAGVLRVILPGADPRALAPLVHLEAEHHLPADPIARLAGLSGDDAAQRLRLSRAQAKRLTALRDAATGTHGPAALGYLLGAEDAGHALTLRGALLEQPVAPFAADVARGAAAEFPITAADLPETGRALGARLKTLRVAWLRADLHPDRAALLALPPEGDAD; encoded by the coding sequence ATGACGGGCGTGGGGCGGATTTCGGCGCGCTGGCTGCGCGCGGCCCCCGCGCAGCGGGTATGCGCCATGCTGGAGGAGGCGGGCCACAGCGCGCTGTTCGTGGGCGGCTGCGTGCGCAACGCGCTGATCGGCGCGCCGGTGTCGGATCTCGATCTGGCCACCGACGCCACGCCGGAGCGGGTGATCGCGCTGGCGCAGGCGGCGGGCCTGCGCGCGATCCCCACCGGGATAGACCACGGCACGGTCACCGTTCTGGCAGCGGGCGAGTCGGTCGAAATCACGACGTTCCGTCGAGATGTCGAAACCGATGGCCGCCATGCCACCGTCGCCTTTTCGAACGATGTGGCCGAAGACGCCGCGCGCCGTGATTTCACGATGAACGCGCTTTATGCCGATGCGCGCGGGCAGGTGCATGACCCGCTGGGCGGGTTGCCGGATCTGCTGGCCCGGCGGGTGCGGTTCGTCGGCGACCCTGCCGCCCGCGTGGCAGAAGACTACCTGCGGATCCTGCGCTTCTTCCGGTTTACCGCGTGGTATGGCGATCCGGCGCGCGGGATGGATGCCGAGGGCCTCGCTGCCTGTGCCGCCGGGGCGGAGGGGCTCGCGCGTATATCGGCGGAACGCATCGGCGCGGAATTGCGCAAATTGTTGTCAGCCCCCGATCCCGCCCCCGCCGTGGCGGCGATGGCGCAGGCCGGGGTGCTGCGGGTGATCCTGCCCGGTGCCGATCCGCGCGCGCTGGCACCATTGGTGCATCTGGAGGCTGAACATCACCTGCCCGCCGATCCTATCGCGCGGCTGGCGGGTTTAAGCGGGGACGACGCCGCCCAACGCCTGCGCCTGTCGCGGGCGCAGGCCAAACGGCTCACCGCACTGCGCGATGCGGCCACCGGCACCCATGGCCCGGCGGCGCTGGGCTATCTGCTGGGCGCGGAAGATGCGGGGCATGCGTTGACCCTGCGCGGGGCGCTGCTGGAACAGCCCGTCGCGCCCTTCGCGGCGGATGTCGCGCGCGGTGCGGCGGCGGAGTTTCCCATCACTGCCGCCGACCTGCCTGAAACCGGGCGCGCGCTGGGCGCGCGGCTGAAAACCCTGCGCGTCGCGTGGCTACGCGCGGATCTGCACCCCGACCGGGCGGCGCTGCTGGCGCTGCCGCCCGAGGGCGATGCAGATTAA
- a CDS encoding PP2C family protein-serine/threonine phosphatase yields the protein MPLTQPTLTDPPRAAPADRAAPRVLVVDDSLLQLRILSTALERWGYRVQQARSAAEALAVCGRDPPDLVISDWIMPGMSGPEFCRRFRQMSRDSYGYFILLTSKRGAGEVAQGLDAGADDFLTKPVNLPELRARLNAGERILRMERELIVKNELIGNTLDRISLLYDALERDLQEARKLQQSLLKEPFRRFARGQVSLLLRPAGHIGGDLVGFFPIRDDLIGLFAIDVSGHGVTSALMTARIAAHFSGSAVEGNIALRTDTPAPEGFPPAEVAARLNALLLREVETEHYCTLLYVEADLATGRLRGVQAGHPHPLIQRQDGRLDRIGKGGLPVGLLADAQYDGFEATLAPGDRLLLTSDGVTECPDHHDRLLDESGLMGLMRRNHAERGPRFLEALTADLTRHAGGAEFPDDISAVLLEYDGGPKA from the coding sequence GTGCCCTTGACCCAGCCGACCCTCACCGATCCTCCCCGCGCCGCCCCGGCGGACCGTGCCGCGCCGCGCGTTCTGGTGGTCGATGACAGCCTGCTGCAATTGCGCATTCTGTCGACGGCCCTCGAACGCTGGGGCTACCGCGTGCAGCAGGCCCGTTCCGCGGCCGAGGCGCTGGCCGTGTGTGGCCGTGATCCGCCGGACCTGGTCATATCGGACTGGATCATGCCGGGCATGAGCGGCCCGGAATTCTGCCGCCGGTTCAGACAGATGTCGCGGGACAGCTACGGGTATTTCATCCTTCTGACCTCCAAGCGCGGCGCGGGGGAGGTGGCGCAGGGGCTCGATGCCGGGGCCGATGATTTTCTGACCAAGCCGGTGAACCTGCCGGAACTGCGCGCGCGGCTGAACGCGGGTGAACGCATCCTGCGGATGGAACGCGAACTGATCGTCAAGAATGAACTGATCGGCAATACGCTCGATCGGATCAGCCTTCTTTATGACGCGCTGGAACGGGATTTGCAGGAGGCGCGCAAACTTCAGCAAAGCCTGCTGAAGGAGCCGTTTCGCCGCTTCGCACGAGGGCAGGTGTCGCTACTGCTGCGTCCGGCGGGGCATATCGGCGGCGATCTGGTGGGGTTCTTCCCGATCCGTGACGATCTCATCGGGCTATTTGCGATTGATGTGTCGGGGCATGGCGTGACCTCGGCGCTAATGACGGCCCGGATCGCTGCGCATTTCTCCGGCAGCGCGGTGGAGGGCAATATCGCCCTGCGGACCGACACGCCGGCGCCCGAAGGCTTCCCCCCGGCGGAGGTCGCAGCCCGCCTGAACGCCCTCCTGCTGCGGGAGGTTGAAACCGAACATTACTGCACGCTGCTCTATGTCGAGGCCGATCTGGCCACCGGGCGGCTGCGGGGGGTGCAGGCCGGGCATCCGCATCCCCTAATACAGCGGCAGGACGGCAGGCTGGACCGGATCGGCAAGGGTGGTTTGCCCGTCGGGCTGCTGGCGGATGCGCAGTATGACGGGTTCGAAGCCACGCTGGCCCCCGGCGACCGTTTGCTGCTGACCTCCGACGGGGTGACGGAATGCCCGGACCATCACGACAGGCTGCTGGACGAATCCGGGCTTATGGGGCTGATGCGCCGCAACCATGCGGAACGGGGGCCACGCTTCTTGGAGGCGCTGACCGCTGATCTGACGCGCCATGCGGGCGGGGCGGAGTTTCCGGATGATATCTCCGCCGTTCTGCTGGAATATGACGGGGGACCGAAGGCTTAG